Below is a window of Nicotiana tabacum cultivar K326 chromosome 19, ASM71507v2, whole genome shotgun sequence DNA.
AGATCACTTCGACTTTGAACAACCCTTTGTCGAGGTTATTCTGTGACACGTGGCAGCCCTTGAAGGCTCTCTTAATGCGAATATGGTCTAAACTTAAACTAAGATAATTTTTAGCCCATACAATTAGTGTCCCCACCAAAAAAACTAACTTTTAGAAAAAGAATTCAAATAACTATCTAGTGTAAAAATTTTTAGTTGTTCGGTTGTACcaaatcattttttttaacatttaaaacttaatttaaaaaaaaacaaaacatatcCCTTAACCAATATTGATTCGGGCGtaatgttattttcttttaaatcaatACATGCGAGTAAATATTTTTTTAGCCTTATATATAGATAAAGTTATAGACCCAAAGCTAATTAGAATTCCACTACTTTTTCTCTCTCTAGTCTCTACCGTCTGCTTTGTTTCTCTCGTTTAACAAACCTAGGGTTTGCGTTTTTGTTTGCTCTGTTCAATCGAACCATGTCTACTTCAAAGATGATTGTGTTGAAGAGTTCCGACGGCGAAACTTTCGAGGTGGAAGAGGCGGTGGCGTTGGAATCACAGACTATAAAACACATGATTGAAGACGATTGTGCTGATACCAGTATCCCTCTCCCTAATGTTACGAGCAAGATCTTGGCTAAGGTTATTGAGTACTGTAAGCGCCACGTCGATGCTGTTGCTAAGACTGATGATAAAGCCTCCGAGGATGATTTGAAAAGCTTTGATGCTGACTTTGTCAAAGTTGATCAGGCTACTCTCTTTGATCTTATCttggtataatattttttttttgtaatgatTGTGTTTTGCTATAAGTTGTTTTTCTTGCTTTTGTTGTCCTGATTTGATTTATTAGGTGGTACTTTATTTGCCTGATTTTATGTTTAGGTTTTTTCATCTGCTATATGCTTATGTGCTGCTTTACAATTTATTCTTCTATTGGTTCTTGTCTTGGGTTATTGCTGTTATTTGATGGGTTAACTACTACTCCTTATGTCCCAGTTTATTGGATGCATTTCGGATTTTAATAGTCGAACTTTTCAATTTTGACCTCGAATAGTTTGTTTGAAATACAATTTACCTATTTGGAAACTACATCAGAAATACTAAGccacaataattaataattaaaaggCATATGAAAAAATCACGGTCAAAGAATAGTTTGTTTGAGACTCAAAATTCAAAATGCATCAAACGAATTCGGATGGAGGGAGTATGAAATAGTTGTGGAGGAACTCGGTCATTTTGATTTTAAACATTTACTCAACTACATGTGTTGAACAGAACCTACAATTAATCAACTGTTTAGGCATTATAAAGCAGTACATAAAAGTACAGGGGTAATCATAGGTCTCCCACAAAGTTTAGGTGTGTTCTTATTTGTGTATTATCCTTTCTTTTTCTGTACGTCTTATTTCCATTGTTATGTATTCGGGGCATTTTGAACCCCATTCAGTGACTGATTATGTATCATGTTATCTAGTGTTAATCTAGTACTGTCATATTTTTTACGTCCCAATATTTTTGACCCTCGTCATTTTTCTTTACCACTTTGATAATTATTAAAAATCCTAATCCAAACTATTCAAATCTTaaagtttgatgtgatttttacaCTGTCAGACTAGTTTTTTTAACAATTAGTTTATATATTCTTCCACTTTCACCTCCAAAGTTAGTTTGCAAGGGGAGCCTTGCAATAActggtcacgggttcaagccgtggaaacggcctcttgcagaaatgcagggtaaggctgcgtacaataga
It encodes the following:
- the LOC142173255 gene encoding SKP1-like protein 1A, which encodes MSTSKMIVLKSSDGETFEVEEAVALESQTIKHMIEDDCADTSIPLPNVTSKILAKVIEYCKRHVDAVAKTDDKASEDDLKSFDADFVKVDQATLFDLILAANYLNIKSLLDLTCQTVADMIKGKTPEEIRKTFNIKNDFTPEEEEEVRRENAWAFE